One Gammaproteobacteria bacterium DNA segment encodes these proteins:
- a CDS encoding TlpA disulfide reductase family protein, whose protein sequence is MIERVCKTGLQVLAMVLAMVLALVVGPAVAAGLGHSLSPVDPPVVAPEFTLPDMDGEPHSLADYRGQVVLLNFWATWCPPCREEMPSMERLYQALEDDGFAVVAVNQFETPDHVFAYTGQLEVDPTFPLLFDSDSSVANSFRVVGLPSTYVIDKQGRVRYRAIGGREFDHPDVEALIRDLMNEPAGTAATGG, encoded by the coding sequence GTGATTGAGCGAGTGTGCAAGACCGGACTCCAGGTTCTGGCCATGGTCCTGGCCATGGTCCTCGCCCTGGTCGTGGGACCCGCCGTCGCCGCAGGCCTCGGCCATTCCCTGTCGCCGGTGGATCCGCCGGTGGTGGCACCCGAGTTCACGCTGCCCGACATGGACGGCGAGCCCCACAGCCTTGCGGATTACCGCGGCCAAGTGGTGCTGCTCAACTTCTGGGCCACCTGGTGCCCGCCGTGTCGCGAGGAGATGCCGTCCATGGAGCGCCTCTACCAGGCCCTCGAGGACGACGGCTTCGCGGTGGTGGCGGTCAACCAGTTCGAGACCCCGGACCATGTGTTCGCCTATACCGGCCAGCTGGAGGTGGATCCCACCTTCCCCCTGTTGTTCGACTCCGACAGCAGCGTGGCCAACAGCTTCCGCGTGGTGGGGCTGCCCTCCACCTATGTCATCGACAAGCAGGGCCGCGTCCGCTATCGGGCCATCGGCGGGCGTGAGTTCGACCACCCCGATGTCGAGGCCCTGATCCGGGACCTCATGAACGAGCCTGCCGGTACGGCCGCGACGGGAGGTTGA
- a CDS encoding rubrerythrin family protein, producing MELKGSKTENNLKDAFSGESQANRRYLYFAAKADVEGYNDVAAVFRSTAEGETGHAHGHLEYLEAVGDPATGEPIGGTDLNLKAAIAGETHEYTDMYPGMAKAARDEGFDEIADWFETLAKAERSHANRFKKALDSLDA from the coding sequence ATGGAACTCAAAGGCAGCAAGACCGAGAACAACCTCAAAGACGCATTCTCCGGGGAATCCCAGGCCAACCGCCGTTATCTCTACTTCGCCGCCAAGGCAGACGTGGAAGGCTACAACGACGTGGCCGCGGTGTTCCGTTCCACCGCCGAGGGCGAGACCGGCCATGCCCACGGGCATCTGGAATACCTGGAGGCCGTGGGTGACCCGGCTACCGGCGAGCCCATCGGCGGCACCGATCTCAACCTGAAGGCGGCCATCGCCGGCGAGACCCACGAGTACACCGACATGTACCCCGGCATGGCCAAGGCTGCCCGGGACGAGGGCTTCGACGAGATCGCCGACTGGTTCGAGACCCTGGCCAAGGCGGAGCGCTCCCACGCCAACCGCTTCAAGAAGGCCCTGGATTCCCTGGACGCCTGA
- a CDS encoding MoxR family ATPase → MRPAHLFSILDREFQSTEQGHHTPVMLWGPPGVGKSQIVAEVAGRHGVPVIDVRLSQMEPSDLRGIPFRTGDLVEWAVPAMLPDVTRHGRRGVLFLDEITSAAPTVSAAAYQLILDRRLGAYEVPAGWAIFAAGNRQGDRGVTYTMPAPLANRFSHFEFEVNLDDWVAWAYANGIDERVIAFLRFRPELLFDFDPAHNPVAFPSPRSWEFAHRALQKFGARPDLLVGSLQACVGPAAGIELHAFVENLDNLPDLDAILRGDEVPVPEPIDLQYAVASSLVGRAIRARETADGNAVMGCILDYARRFPQREMGVMLVSDMHRAVGEELFAVPQFSDWANQVADVMLYDG, encoded by the coding sequence ATGCGACCCGCCCACCTGTTTTCCATTCTAGACCGGGAGTTTCAGAGTACCGAACAGGGCCACCATACGCCCGTCATGTTGTGGGGCCCACCGGGGGTGGGCAAGTCCCAGATCGTCGCCGAGGTGGCCGGGCGCCACGGCGTGCCCGTCATCGATGTGCGGCTGTCCCAGATGGAGCCCAGCGATCTGCGGGGCATTCCGTTCCGCACCGGCGATCTGGTGGAGTGGGCCGTGCCTGCCATGCTGCCGGATGTCACGCGTCATGGCCGCCGGGGAGTCCTGTTCCTCGACGAGATCACCTCGGCTGCTCCCACCGTCTCGGCCGCCGCCTACCAGCTGATCCTGGACCGCCGCCTGGGGGCTTACGAGGTGCCCGCGGGCTGGGCCATCTTCGCCGCCGGCAACCGCCAGGGCGACCGCGGTGTCACCTACACCATGCCCGCCCCCCTGGCCAACCGCTTTTCCCACTTCGAGTTTGAGGTGAACCTGGACGACTGGGTGGCCTGGGCCTATGCCAACGGCATCGACGAGCGGGTCATCGCCTTCCTGCGTTTCCGTCCGGAGCTGCTGTTCGATTTCGACCCCGCCCACAATCCCGTGGCCTTCCCGTCCCCGCGCTCGTGGGAGTTCGCCCACCGCGCCCTGCAGAAGTTCGGCGCGCGCCCCGACCTGCTGGTGGGCAGCCTCCAGGCCTGCGTGGGGCCGGCCGCCGGCATCGAACTCCACGCCTTCGTGGAGAACCTGGATAACCTCCCCGACCTCGACGCCATCCTGCGGGGCGACGAGGTGCCGGTGCCCGAGCCCATCGATCTCCAGTACGCCGTGGCGTCCTCCCTGGTGGGCCGCGCCATTCGGGCCCGGGAGACCGCCGACGGCAACGCCGTGATGGGCTGTATCCTCGACTACGCCCGGCGTTTTCCCCAGCGCGAGATGGGTGTGATGCTGGTGTCGGATATGCACCGCGCCGTGGGCGAGGAACTGTTCGCCGTGCCCCAGTTCTCCGACTGGGCCAACCAGGTGGCGGACGTCATGCTCTACGACGGCTGA
- a CDS encoding Fe2+-dependent dioxygenase — protein sequence MLLEILGILDARTLARVQELLEGARFVDGRLSAGLAARRVKHNQEVDGGAPELAELNRLVMGALVRHPRFKSAVLPLRVATPFYARYGSDMTYGDHVDDPVMGAPGSQYRSDVSATVFLSAPETYEGGELVINTAFGPRGVKLAAGAAVAYPSSSLHHVAPVTAGERRVAVTWIQSMIRSPEQRELLDGLNLAREQMLRDAPDAEETKRVDVAYVNLVRMWSEV from the coding sequence ATGCTGCTGGAGATCCTCGGCATTCTCGATGCCCGCACCCTGGCGCGGGTGCAGGAACTGCTGGAAGGGGCGCGCTTCGTGGACGGCCGGTTGTCGGCCGGCCTCGCGGCGCGGCGCGTCAAGCACAACCAGGAGGTGGATGGCGGCGCCCCCGAACTCGCGGAGTTGAACCGCCTGGTGATGGGGGCGCTGGTGCGCCATCCCCGCTTCAAGAGTGCGGTGCTGCCCCTGCGGGTGGCCACCCCTTTCTATGCCCGCTACGGGTCCGACATGACCTACGGGGATCACGTGGATGATCCCGTCATGGGGGCACCGGGCAGCCAGTACCGATCCGATGTCTCCGCCACGGTATTCCTGTCCGCTCCCGAGACCTACGAGGGCGGCGAGCTGGTGATCAACACCGCCTTCGGCCCGCGCGGCGTCAAGCTGGCGGCCGGCGCCGCCGTGGCCTACCCCTCGTCCAGCCTCCACCACGTGGCGCCCGTGACCGCCGGCGAGCGCCGGGTGGCGGTGACCTGGATCCAGAGCATGATCAGAAGCCCCGAGCAACGGGAACTGCTGGACGGTCTCAACCTGGCCCGAGAGCAGATGCTCCGGGATGCCCCCGATGCCGAGGAAACCAAACGGGTGGACGTGGCCTACGTCAACCTCGTGCGCATGTGGTCGGAGGTTTGA
- a CDS encoding 2Fe-2S iron-sulfur cluster-binding protein, with the protein MSHDVRLLPSGKTFTAQARETLLEAGLRAGASLPYRCDNGSCGECRGRIVAGQIREVRPHDYVVSEAERAQGVQLLCCVAAASDVEVEVREIGSVEEIPRQTIATKVFKLQLLDGEVMEVHLRTPRSQAMQFLPGQHALLTLPGLLPRYRSLANCPCNGTHLLFYVRRAPGDAFSEYVFASLARGDQVMVEGPEGRFTLDEASTRPIIFFAYDVGFAPLRSLIEHTMALDELRVMWCYWMTLRPQDHFLDNLCRSWADALEEFHYVPLASLRTEAEGGPEWRELTAVERIVEDHPDLSGCDVYMTGPRGMVDFARRRFMAAGLPPERFFQEVLRTF; encoded by the coding sequence GTGAGCCACGACGTCCGCCTGCTGCCCAGCGGCAAGACCTTCACGGCGCAAGCCCGGGAGACCCTGTTGGAGGCCGGCCTGCGCGCCGGGGCCTCCCTGCCCTATCGCTGCGACAACGGCAGTTGCGGCGAGTGCCGGGGGCGCATCGTCGCAGGGCAGATCCGCGAAGTGCGCCCCCACGACTACGTGGTGAGTGAGGCGGAACGGGCTCAGGGGGTGCAACTGCTGTGCTGTGTCGCCGCCGCCAGCGACGTGGAGGTGGAGGTGAGGGAGATCGGGAGCGTGGAGGAGATCCCGCGCCAGACCATCGCCACCAAGGTATTCAAGCTCCAGCTGCTGGACGGGGAGGTGATGGAGGTGCATCTGCGCACCCCGCGCAGCCAGGCCATGCAGTTCCTGCCCGGGCAACACGCCCTGCTCACCCTGCCGGGGTTGCTGCCCCGCTATCGTTCCCTGGCCAACTGCCCGTGCAACGGCACCCACCTGCTGTTCTACGTGCGTCGGGCCCCGGGGGACGCCTTTTCGGAGTATGTGTTCGCCAGCCTGGCACGTGGCGACCAGGTGATGGTGGAGGGCCCCGAGGGACGTTTCACCTTGGACGAGGCCTCCACTCGTCCCATCATCTTCTTTGCCTACGACGTGGGGTTCGCGCCCTTGAGGAGCCTCATCGAGCACACCATGGCCCTCGACGAACTGCGCGTCATGTGGTGTTACTGGATGACCCTGCGGCCGCAGGACCATTTCCTCGACAACCTCTGTCGCTCCTGGGCCGATGCCCTCGAGGAGTTCCACTACGTGCCGCTTGCCAGCCTTCGAACGGAGGCGGAGGGAGGCCCGGAGTGGCGGGAACTCACGGCGGTGGAACGCATCGTGGAGGACCATCCGGACCTGTCGGGCTGCGATGTCTACATGACCGGGCCCCGGGGCATGGTGGACTTCGCGCGCCGCCGTTTCATGGCCGCCGGCCTGCCCCCGGAGCGGTTCTTCCAGGAGGTGCTGCGGACGTTTTAG
- a CDS encoding TauD/TfdA family dioxygenase, giving the protein MPAACLSTQPLETMDNPFLTHRLTAYEHWRRHKLACADAGPADTVEVADPWSPTAGELTALRYALTVHNMVHYRWPAVPPEDEKEALRAFCRRLGLVDLDRNLYADDDGIAALKVVAGGRRGEYIPYTSRAINWHTDGYYNAPHQLVRAFALHCSRDAAIGGGSRLLDHELAYIAIRDHHPEYVEALMADDAMTIPENVEDGEVIRPRQAGPVFSVDPGLGSLHLRYTARTRSIQWKDDTLTQEAVACLVEVLQGLSHRVVALRLQSQEGVLTSNVLHGRDAFTDDPATGRIRLFYRARFHERAAGTGVADFAALCGG; this is encoded by the coding sequence ATGCCAGCGGCGTGCCTGTCCACCCAGCCCCTGGAGACCATGGACAATCCCTTCCTCACCCACCGTCTTACGGCCTATGAACACTGGCGCAGGCATAAGCTTGCCTGTGCCGACGCCGGACCGGCGGACACCGTGGAGGTGGCCGACCCATGGTCGCCCACGGCCGGCGAGCTGACGGCGCTGCGCTATGCCCTCACCGTCCACAACATGGTGCACTACCGCTGGCCGGCCGTTCCACCGGAGGATGAGAAAGAGGCCCTGCGCGCCTTCTGCCGCCGGCTCGGGCTGGTGGATCTGGACCGCAACCTCTACGCCGACGACGACGGCATCGCCGCCCTCAAGGTGGTAGCCGGCGGGCGCCGCGGCGAATACATCCCCTATACCAGTCGCGCCATCAACTGGCATACGGACGGCTATTACAATGCGCCTCACCAGCTGGTCAGGGCCTTCGCGCTCCATTGCTCCCGCGACGCCGCAATAGGCGGCGGCAGTCGGCTGCTGGATCACGAGCTGGCATATATAGCCATACGGGACCACCATCCCGAGTATGTCGAGGCCCTGATGGCGGACGACGCCATGACCATCCCCGAGAACGTCGAGGACGGTGAGGTGATACGCCCGCGCCAGGCCGGCCCGGTATTCAGCGTGGATCCCGGCCTCGGCAGCCTCCACCTGCGCTACACGGCCCGCACGCGTTCCATCCAATGGAAGGACGACACCCTCACACAGGAGGCGGTGGCCTGCCTGGTGGAGGTCTTGCAAGGGCTCTCCCACCGGGTCGTCGCACTACGCCTGCAATCCCAGGAAGGGGTCCTCACCAGCAATGTGCTCCACGGCCGGGACGCCTTCACGGACGACCCCGCTACGGGCCGGATACGGCTGTTCTATCGCGCGCGCTTCCACGAACGCGCGGCCGGCACCGGGGTCGCGGACTTCGCGGCCCTGTGCGGCGGCTGA
- a CDS encoding sulfur relay protein DsrC, with product MLYLSELMLRNNDITSFEELMLLVKEAARSHRFFKMDVKPPYADTPENWEDVLEGAFSGVV from the coding sequence ATGCTCTATCTCAGCGAGTTGATGCTCCGGAACAACGACATCACCAGTTTCGAGGAACTCATGCTCCTGGTGAAGGAGGCGGCACGCTCGCATCGTTTTTTCAAGATGGACGTCAAGCCACCCTACGCCGATACGCCGGAGAACTGGGAGGATGTCCTGGAAGGGGCATTCAGCGGCGTGGTCTGA
- a CDS encoding sulfur reduction protein DsrS: MDLSTEDTLKLNVLLASRPLAVRIDESAMTVHGLSSQGETRVALNPNCRDDLYIRRVKELISGHVLGSPGGYPIYLRRWTRMGQTRDESLAQLLLLGEPEAVVAVVHAPGLTHEFARRAWWAMPTAENARRMLERDVVVQSPLGPELAAYLLEYLPFETEPADMIDTVRLVLQPGLIDEKTRLSLWQRSRQKTAFIVGFLLGAPHDLPEPVAERADRGLHGPALEALAGQGNPVAGLLLRVLGAAGQSYLQACLQVMKKPPNQDVVNLFLDAVAWYFGALRPAGEVEGDLEVFQARAAELVGEPGADPHLAAVLERVPALRDDLQAALVLGRLGYPVVRPVFSRTTAIGSLMRRKLEPVFAPLAREFEQLMRPNGS; encoded by the coding sequence ATGGACCTCTCCACCGAAGACACCCTCAAACTCAATGTCCTGCTGGCCAGCAGGCCCCTGGCGGTGCGTATCGACGAGTCCGCCATGACGGTTCATGGGCTGTCGTCCCAGGGGGAGACCCGGGTGGCGCTCAACCCCAATTGTCGTGATGATCTCTACATCCGGCGGGTCAAGGAACTCATTTCGGGTCATGTGCTGGGGTCCCCGGGGGGGTACCCGATCTACCTGCGGCGCTGGACCCGCATGGGCCAGACCCGGGACGAGAGCCTGGCGCAGTTGCTGTTGCTGGGGGAGCCCGAGGCGGTGGTGGCGGTGGTCCATGCCCCGGGGCTCACCCACGAGTTCGCGCGCCGTGCCTGGTGGGCCATGCCGACGGCGGAAAACGCCCGCCGTATGCTGGAGCGGGACGTGGTGGTGCAGAGCCCCCTGGGGCCGGAACTCGCCGCCTACCTGCTGGAATACCTGCCCTTCGAAACCGAGCCGGCGGACATGATCGATACCGTGCGGTTGGTGCTCCAGCCCGGCCTCATCGACGAGAAGACCCGCCTCTCCCTGTGGCAGCGTTCGCGCCAGAAGACCGCGTTCATCGTGGGCTTCCTCCTGGGGGCCCCCCATGATCTGCCCGAACCCGTGGCCGAGCGGGCCGATCGGGGGCTCCACGGTCCCGCCCTGGAGGCCCTTGCGGGGCAGGGTAACCCCGTGGCCGGCTTGCTCCTCAGGGTCCTGGGGGCGGCGGGTCAGAGCTATCTTCAAGCCTGCCTGCAGGTAATGAAGAAGCCCCCGAACCAGGATGTGGTGAACCTCTTTCTCGATGCCGTGGCCTGGTATTTCGGGGCGCTGCGGCCGGCCGGCGAGGTGGAGGGTGATCTCGAGGTCTTTCAGGCCCGGGCCGCCGAACTGGTGGGGGAACCAGGCGCGGATCCTCACCTGGCGGCGGTGCTGGAGCGGGTGCCGGCACTCAGGGACGACCTACAGGCGGCCCTGGTGTTGGGCCGGTTGGGATATCCCGTGGTGCGCCCCGTGTTCTCCCGTACCACGGCCATCGGCTCCCTCATGCGCCGCAAGCTGGAGCCCGTCTTCGCGCCCCTGGCGCGAGAGTTCGAGCAACTGATGCGCCCCAACGGATCCTGA
- a CDS encoding TusE/DsrC/DsvC family sulfur relay protein yields MSYAFDGKTIATNDHGYLEDHNDWSEALAQHIASEEAVGELTERHWDIIHYLRDEYFNNNGSQPNERSIIKAMSDKWGRKTSSKEMYELFPLMPSKQGGKVAGLPESRRKGGY; encoded by the coding sequence ATGAGCTATGCGTTTGATGGTAAGACCATCGCCACCAACGACCACGGCTATCTCGAGGACCATAACGACTGGAGCGAGGCCCTCGCCCAGCATATCGCCAGTGAGGAAGCGGTGGGGGAACTCACGGAACGCCACTGGGACATTATCCACTACCTGCGCGACGAGTACTTCAACAACAACGGCAGCCAGCCCAACGAGCGCTCCATCATCAAGGCCATGTCGGACAAGTGGGGACGCAAGACCAGCAGCAAGGAGATGTACGAACTCTTCCCCCTCATGCCCAGCAAGCAGGGCGGCAAGGTCGCCGGCCTCCCCGAGAGCCGCCGCAAGGGCGGCTATTAA
- a CDS encoding 2OG-Fe(II) oxygenase translates to MTSPSPFPRLEEVKPDTFIHEIHGALDGAFCRDVIRRFEDSPHHQRAGRIGQVGTEDGRVKKTTDLTVSDKPDWKDVDQALFHSLAATMKIVREVYPFFGGSFKDMGYGIQRYHAGEYYHWHIDGGSHDFSYRQLVALWYLNDVPGPGGETEFRFQGVRVRPEEGKLVIFPPFWTHEHRSVTLEQGVKYIATTWVVFA, encoded by the coding sequence ATGACATCCCCAAGCCCCTTCCCCCGCCTCGAGGAGGTCAAGCCCGACACCTTCATCCACGAGATCCACGGTGCCCTGGACGGGGCCTTCTGCCGTGACGTGATCCGCCGTTTCGAGGACAGTCCCCACCACCAGCGTGCGGGGCGTATCGGCCAGGTGGGGACCGAGGACGGACGTGTCAAGAAGACCACGGACCTGACGGTCAGCGACAAGCCGGATTGGAAAGACGTGGACCAGGCCTTGTTCCATTCCCTGGCGGCGACCATGAAGATCGTGCGGGAGGTCTATCCGTTCTTTGGTGGTTCCTTCAAGGATATGGGCTACGGCATCCAGCGCTACCATGCCGGCGAGTACTACCACTGGCACATCGACGGCGGCAGCCATGACTTCAGCTATCGCCAGCTGGTGGCCCTGTGGTATCTCAACGACGTGCCGGGTCCGGGGGGCGAGACCGAGTTCCGTTTCCAGGGCGTGCGCGTGCGCCCGGAGGAGGGCAAGCTGGTGATCTTCCCCCCCTTCTGGACCCATGAACACCGCAGCGTGACCCTGGAGCAGGGCGTCAAGTACATCGCCACCACCTGGGTGGTGTTCGCCTGA
- a CDS encoding glutaredoxin family protein: MNDPELILYIREGCHLCDDAMEILWLQGLSYRALDISGDAGLEARYGTRIPVLGRGGEELNWPFGPADVEEFAVKGGQ, translated from the coding sequence ATGAATGACCCCGAGCTGATCCTGTACATTCGGGAAGGCTGCCACCTGTGCGACGATGCCATGGAGATCCTGTGGCTCCAGGGGCTGTCCTATCGAGCCCTGGACATCTCCGGGGATGCGGGCCTCGAGGCCCGCTACGGCACCCGCATCCCGGTGTTGGGCCGCGGCGGAGAAGAGCTGAACTGGCCCTTCGGGCCGGCAGACGTGGAAGAATTCGCGGTGAAGGGAGGCCAATAG
- the cas6 gene encoding type I-MYXAN CRISPR-associated protein Cas6/Cmx6, with amino-acid sequence MFWEDNEGQRNKAETDDVVDLVFRIRCPTIPADHAHALGAALTGLLPWLRDDARAGVHTIHGAPTGNGWIRPDDEAADAVLHLSKRARLQLRVPATRLDAARTLEGQTLDIDGHAIEVGTPSIKELDPLPTLFARYVVGSEEMEHGDEMAFLSWVKSRLAESDIRVRKLMCGRSHTLKTPDGGLFVRSVMVADLDKDASLKLQRHGIGPLRHMGCGLFIPHKGIVSMSQGSDKES; translated from the coding sequence ATGTTCTGGGAGGACAACGAAGGCCAGCGGAACAAAGCCGAGACCGACGATGTAGTCGACCTGGTGTTCCGTATCCGCTGCCCCACCATCCCGGCGGACCATGCCCACGCGCTCGGCGCCGCCCTCACCGGATTGTTGCCCTGGCTGCGGGACGATGCCCGGGCCGGCGTCCATACCATCCATGGCGCCCCCACGGGCAACGGCTGGATTCGTCCCGACGATGAGGCGGCCGACGCGGTTCTTCATCTCTCCAAGCGTGCCCGCCTGCAGCTGCGGGTACCGGCCACGCGGCTGGACGCCGCGCGGACCCTCGAGGGCCAGACCCTGGACATCGACGGGCATGCCATCGAAGTGGGTACCCCCTCCATCAAGGAACTCGATCCTCTGCCCACCCTGTTCGCCCGTTACGTGGTGGGGAGCGAGGAGATGGAGCACGGCGACGAGATGGCGTTCCTGTCCTGGGTGAAGTCACGGCTGGCCGAGTCGGACATCCGTGTCCGCAAGCTCATGTGCGGGCGCAGCCACACCCTCAAGACCCCGGATGGCGGCCTGTTCGTGCGCAGCGTCATGGTGGCGGACCTGGACAAGGACGCGTCCCTCAAACTCCAGCGCCACGGCATCGGCCCATTGCGCCACATGGGGTGCGGACTGTTCATTCCCCACAAGGGCATCGTCTCCATGTCCCAAGGCTCCGACAAGGAATCATGA
- a CDS encoding VWA-like domain-containing protein yields the protein MAGGVEDKLAAARTRLILDKPFLGALALRLPMVQAKASWCPTTATDARKFYFNHDYIDALSLSQVQFVLAHEALHCALSHFRRREHRDKRRWDVACDYAVSPLLMGDGLEAPPGTLYERKFEGMTAEEIYPCIRDTDSEEPMDRHIYDEPADDNPPPPPADEPPAEPPPAGDGEEGGAGDGQGEGGESREEEQGAGGGGAPQPPPLDAQERDALAVQWQQRLAGAAQQAMQAGKLGGDMARLVDHLLQPQLPWRMLLARYVTASARDDYSYSRPSSRRGGDAIMPSLRSAQVDMVVAVDTSGSISDEEIAQFMSEVDAIKGQVRARLTLLPCDTVLAEGAPWCFEPWEPADMPESVSGRGGTDFKPVFEWVEQAGRRPDLLVYFTDARGLFPRAAPDYPTIWLVKGREKVPWGQRVQLN from the coding sequence ATGGCCGGCGGCGTGGAGGACAAGCTGGCGGCGGCACGCACCCGCCTGATTCTGGACAAGCCCTTCCTGGGGGCCCTGGCGCTGCGCCTGCCCATGGTGCAGGCCAAGGCGTCGTGGTGTCCCACCACCGCCACCGACGCCCGGAAATTCTATTTCAACCACGACTACATCGATGCCCTGAGCCTGTCCCAGGTGCAGTTCGTGCTGGCCCACGAGGCCCTGCACTGCGCCCTGTCTCACTTCCGCCGCCGCGAGCATCGCGACAAGCGGCGCTGGGACGTGGCCTGCGACTACGCGGTGAGTCCGCTGTTGATGGGGGACGGCCTGGAGGCGCCCCCCGGCACCCTGTACGAGCGCAAGTTCGAGGGCATGACGGCGGAGGAGATCTATCCCTGCATCCGCGATACGGACTCCGAGGAGCCCATGGACCGGCATATCTATGACGAGCCAGCGGATGATAACCCGCCACCACCGCCGGCCGACGAGCCCCCCGCCGAGCCGCCGCCGGCGGGGGACGGCGAGGAGGGGGGTGCCGGCGACGGCCAGGGCGAGGGCGGGGAGTCCCGCGAGGAGGAGCAGGGGGCGGGCGGCGGCGGTGCCCCTCAGCCGCCGCCCCTGGATGCCCAGGAGCGGGACGCCCTCGCCGTCCAGTGGCAGCAGCGCCTGGCCGGCGCCGCTCAGCAGGCCATGCAGGCGGGCAAGCTGGGGGGCGACATGGCCCGCCTGGTGGACCATCTGCTGCAGCCCCAACTGCCCTGGCGCATGCTGCTGGCGCGCTATGTCACGGCCTCGGCGCGGGACGATTACAGCTATTCCCGGCCGTCGAGCCGGCGCGGCGGCGATGCCATCATGCCCAGCCTGCGCAGTGCCCAGGTGGACATGGTGGTGGCGGTGGATACCAGCGGCTCCATCAGCGACGAGGAGATCGCCCAGTTCATGTCGGAGGTGGATGCCATCAAGGGCCAAGTGCGCGCGCGGCTGACCCTGCTGCCCTGTGATACGGTCCTCGCCGAGGGGGCGCCGTGGTGCTTCGAGCCCTGGGAACCGGCCGACATGCCGGAGTCGGTGAGCGGCCGCGGCGGCACGGACTTCAAGCCGGTATTCGAGTGGGTGGAACAGGCCGGCCGCCGGCCCGACCTGCTGGTGTACTTCACCGACGCCAGGGGCCTGTTCCCCCGCGCGGCCCCCGATTATCCGACCATCTGGCTGGTCAAGGGGCGCGAGAAGGTGCCGTGGGGGCAGAGGGTGCAGTTGAACTAG